GGTCTCCGAGGGCGTGAGCAAGGACTGTTGAATCTACGAGCACCGCGTGCTCGTCCATGGGGTTCATTCGATGTCCATCAGCGACGGTCGGTTTAGCAGATCATCCTTATGCTCTTCCCATTCTTCCGCGGACATCGCAGGCATCGGGTTCTCGTCGGCTCGCGCAAAAAGTTCTTCCAGCGCGGCCCGTGCATCCGATCGTTTGCGATCGAGCCGGTCGTCGACGGCTTCCCGGATGAGCGCACCGACGCTCATGCGCTCGGCCCGCGCCTCGGCCTCGAGCCGGGCGTACTGCTCGGGGTCGAAGAGCACCTGAACCCGCTTCTCTAGTGTCGCCATGGTGACAGTCTACTCGCTCCTGCACATGCATACACATCTATGCACATCACCCCATTTCCGGGGTTCAGATGACCGCTTCACTCCACGTGTCAAGGTTGCCAAAGCGGTGCGCGGTGATCGAGATCGCCTGCTCGTGCACGAACGGCAGCATCTCCACACGGCCGGACTGCGTGACCGGGCCGGAGTAGATCGCGAGGTCCGGGTCGCCATCCACCGCGACAGCGAGAGCCCGGTGCAGGGCTGCGCGGCGCCGCGCATCCGCCCCGACCAGACGCACGCGAGGAACGCGCGAAGCAGAACCGTCAGCCGCGCTCGGTCTGGCCATGCGCTGCACCCACTCGGCATCGGTCTCGACCGTGACGGTGACGCCGAGCCCGTCGAGCACGCGAAGCACCGCCGTCGGCAGGGCAGACGCGACGCTCACCGTGAGCTCGGACTTGGCGCGAACGCCCGCGACGATCACGCGCAGCACCTCGCTGAGAGGTGCGTCATCCATGGCGCGAATCGCGACCGGAACCGGGCGGTAGCGCAGAATGTTGCGCTCGACATCGAGCCCCGTCGCGTCTTTGACCTCGCCGTACTCGTTGGCCCACGCGACGGCGTCAGACAGCGCGCTGCGGCGCAGAACATCGAACTGCTCGTACTCCATCGAAGGCTGCGCCGACTCGATCAGCCGCGTGATGCGCGAGTCGAGCCCGCGCAGATGCAGTGTCGAGCTCGAGCTGCCTCGAGCGGCGCGCCACGAACCGAGTCCGTAGAGGTAGCTCGGCCCGCCCGCCTTGGTGCCCGCCCCCACGGACGAACGCTTC
This DNA window, taken from Paramicrobacterium agarici, encodes the following:
- a CDS encoding ribbon-helix-helix protein, CopG family, producing the protein MATLEKRVQVLFDPEQYARLEAEARAERMSVGALIREAVDDRLDRKRSDARAALEELFARADENPMPAMSAEEWEEHKDDLLNRPSLMDIE